The genomic window AGAATTATCACGATTATTCTACGATGCGAGGGGACCGGTCGTGGTACCCGCGAGAACCTTCCTCTCGCAGCTCATGTAAAAAATCACCCTGTCCGTTTTTGCTCGCGACTGAAGTACTCGCGGGTCATTTCAAGCACCAAAGGACTCAGGAAGATCAGGCCCACCAGGTTGGGAAAGGCCATCAGTCCGTTCGTGATGTCGGCAATCGTCCACATCACTTCCACCTTCATGGCCGCACCGAGGGGAATCAGGAGAATGTAGATCCAGCGGTAGACCCGGATCCCCTTGCTTCCAAAGAGATACTCCACGCTGCGATCACCGTAATAGCTCCAGCCGATAATCGTCGAAAAGACAAAGAGCAGGATGCCGGAGGTTACGATCCATCCTCCGAATCCCGGAAGTCCCATTTCGAAGGCTGTTTTCGAGAGAATCGTGCTGGTGAGGCCCAGACCCGTGCCGGGGTCTGTCAGGGTCCAGGCGCCGGTGGTCAAAATCACCAGGGCCGTCATCGTGCAAATCAGGAGCGTATCGACGAAGGGTCCGATCATGGCGACGAGCCCCTCGCGCACCGGCTCCCGGGTCTTTGCCGCCGCATGGGCGATGGGCGCACTTCCCAGACCAGACTCATTACTGAAAACACCCCGGGCGACCCCTTTCTGAATTGCCAGCGATACCGCTGCACCCGCAAATCCTCCGGCGGCGGCCGTCGGGTGGAAGGCGTGGTAGAAAATCAGTTCGAAGGCGCCGGGGATGGCAGAGGCATTCTTGATCAGGATCGCCATTGCACCGATCACATAGATTATGGTCATGGCCGGCGTGAGTTTCCCGGTAAAACGGCCGATGCGCTTGATTCCCCCGATGATCACAAGACCGGCCAGAAGGGCCAGAATAATCCCGGTCAGACTCTTGGGAACCCCGAGATCCTCGTACAGCGGCAGGGCCAGACTGTTCGCCTGGATCATGTTTCCGATTCCAAAACTCGCAATGGCGGCAAAGAGAGCAAAGAGCACGGCCAGCCATTTCTGGAAGTGAAGAGCGCGGAGAAGGGGATCGAAGCGCGGCGCAAGGGGCGCACTCCAGGATCGAAGCAGACGCAGAGCGATAAACCAGATCAAAAGAAGCCCCGAGAATGCCATCAGTTGCAACAGGGCGCGAAGGGGTGCGCTCATGCTCTCGCTTCCCACCTGCCAGGACAGGAGAAAGGCGCCCACCAGGGCTGCCAGCGTGGACAGGGAGGAAAACCAGCGACGCCCCAGGCCATGTTCCAGGTAGTACATCGGCCCGCCCGAGGCGGATCCGTCTTCGTGAACAATCCGAAAGCGCATTCCCAGCGTGCAACTGGCAAACTTGATCCCGCTTCCCAAAAACCCGGTGACCCACATCCAGAAGACCGCTCCCGGGCCTCCGGCAGCAATGGCCGTAGCTACTCCGGCGATGTTCCCCGTTCCGATCGTTGCCGAAAGCGCCGTGGCCAGAGCCTGAAAGTGGCTGATGTCGCCTTCATCGTCGGGATTGTCGTACTTCCCGCGAACCAGGTCGATGGCGTGTCGCAGTTTGCGAAGTTGGATAAATCGGTTGCGGAGGGCAAAATAGAGACCCGTGGCAACCAGCAGAAAGACCAGGAAGTTGCCCCAGACCCAGGAATCCAGACGGCTCAGGAAGCTGTCCAGAGCCGGGGAGGGTGTGACCCAGGCCTCCATGGATGAAAAGAGCTGGTCAAGGCTTGAGAACAGACGCTGAATGAAGTTCCCTTCCACGAAAACCCCTTTCCCTGGAATTGTGGAGGGAGCCTAGCGGGACAGGGCGGAAGTGAGAAGAAAAAACCCCTCCCGAAGGAGGGGGCAGGGAAGGCTACCAGCCTCCGGGATGAGGGACTCCGGGTCCACCGGGGCGTCCGGGCCCGCGCTCTGCGCCCGGCTTTCCCGCTCTGCGGCCGCGACGGCCTCTCTCGCGCTTGTCCATGACCTTCTTCAGGTGCTTCTGAAATTTCCGCTCAAAAAGAATGAAGCGGGCCTTCTGCTCCTCATCGAAGAGTTGGAAGATCTCGTCCCGAAGACCTTGCTGTTCCAGAAAAAACTCCGCACGGGAGGCATGAATGGATTCTGCCAGATCGGCCGCCTTGCCGGTCTTTCCATCCTCGAGCAGCTTCTTGAGCTCCTTGACCGCCTTGCCGGTTTCCTCGCGGTGTTCCTCCGATTTTCGCGCGATCTCCGCATAACGCGGATAGATCCTGGCGGTCTGTTCTTCATTCAGTGCCAGTTCCTCGGTCAGGCGATAGAGGCGGAAGGCGTCCACCATTTCGCGGGGCTTCTCGTGTCCACGCCATTTCTCCGGCTTCCGGTCCCGGGGGCGGGCCATGCCGGAGCTGGCAATCAGGAGAATCAACAAACACAGGATCCACTTTTTCATCATTCCTCCAGGTTCAGAAGTCTAAGGTTTCCAGTTCCTCACCGAGAGAGAGAAGGTCCTTGGAGCTCCAGTCTCCCTCCCAGTTGATTTCGGTATATTCGGTGAGTTCCCCGTCCCAGTTTGCTAGAGAGGTCAGGAAGCTCTCTTCATCGAGAAGCAGAATGTCCGGCTCGGCGGGGGGCCAGGCGAGAAGCAGAAACAGCAGAACGGGTGCCAATAGCCAGGCACGCCGTGGCCAGCGGAAACGCGAGCCGCTGGAGGCATTGCGAACAGCCTCCTCGATGTCTGCGGCGGCCCGGTCGCCCAAGCGGGGTTCCCGATCTTCCAGCATTGATTTCCAGTCTACAGGCTTAGTCATCGTTCCAACCTCGTTTGCGAATCTCCTCTTCCAGTCGAAGCCGTGTGCGAGAAACGATGCTGCGCACGGAGGCTTCAGAACAGGACAGGAGTTCTGCGATTTCTGCGTAGGGGCGGTCATCCAGAACACGAAGGGAGAAGGCCACTCGTGAGCGCGAGGACTCCCTGCGAAGAAGTTCCTCCAGGCGTTCGCGGCGTTGTCGATGTTCC from Candidatus Krumholzibacteriia bacterium includes these protein-coding regions:
- a CDS encoding sodium:alanine symporter family protein → MEGNFIQRLFSSLDQLFSSMEAWVTPSPALDSFLSRLDSWVWGNFLVFLLVATGLYFALRNRFIQLRKLRHAIDLVRGKYDNPDDEGDISHFQALATALSATIGTGNIAGVATAIAAGGPGAVFWMWVTGFLGSGIKFASCTLGMRFRIVHEDGSASGGPMYYLEHGLGRRWFSSLSTLAALVGAFLLSWQVGSESMSAPLRALLQLMAFSGLLLIWFIALRLLRSWSAPLAPRFDPLLRALHFQKWLAVLFALFAAIASFGIGNMIQANSLALPLYEDLGVPKSLTGIILALLAGLVIIGGIKRIGRFTGKLTPAMTIIYVIGAMAILIKNASAIPGAFELIFYHAFHPTAAAGGFAGAAVSLAIQKGVARGVFSNESGLGSAPIAHAAAKTREPVREGLVAMIGPFVDTLLICTMTALVILTTGAWTLTDPGTGLGLTSTILSKTAFEMGLPGFGGWIVTSGILLFVFSTIIGWSYYGDRSVEYLFGSKGIRVYRWIYILLIPLGAAMKVEVMWTIADITNGLMAFPNLVGLIFLSPLVLEMTREYFSREQKRTG